The following proteins are co-located in the Diaphorobacter sp. HDW4B genome:
- a CDS encoding BLUF domain-containing protein: MLVRLLYVSRAVDTSPAAIEAILTQSRSHNPASGITGVLCYGGGIFLQAIEGGRSTVSELFGSIQADIRHKDVELLSFEEISERRFGGWTMGHVNLAKLNHSIVLKYSERPEFDPYSTSGKVSFALLEELMATASVIGRA; encoded by the coding sequence ATGCTGGTGCGTTTGCTGTATGTGAGCCGTGCGGTCGACACTTCGCCCGCGGCGATTGAAGCCATCCTCACACAATCGCGTTCGCACAATCCGGCGAGCGGCATCACGGGTGTGCTGTGCTACGGCGGCGGCATCTTCCTGCAGGCCATCGAAGGCGGTCGCTCCACGGTGAGCGAGCTGTTCGGCAGCATTCAGGCCGACATCCGCCACAAGGACGTCGAGCTGCTGTCGTTCGAGGAAATCTCCGAGCGCCGCTTCGGTGGCTGGACCATGGGCCATGTGAACCTCGCCAAGCTCAATCACTCGATCGTGCTGAAGTACTCCGAGCGCCCCGAGTTCGATCCTTACTCCACATCGGGCAAGGTGTCGTTCGCGCTGCTCGAAGAGCTGATGGCAACGGCCTCGGTCATCGGTCGCGCTTGA
- the folE gene encoding GTP cyclohydrolase I — MSQIPDAPNAEPLNAQPQADEGTPVSVKIRERLAAARKRFNANDNISEFIEPGELERLLDEVEVKMQGVLDSMVIDTKGDHNTHNTARRVAKMYINEVFRGRYVEPPTITEFPNAEHLNELMIVGPITVRSACSHHFCPVMGKIWIGVLPNEHTNVIGLSKYARLVDWVMGRPQIQEEAVVQLADLIMEKTQPDGLAVVMEASHFCMSWRGVREMDSKMINSVMRGVFLTNPTLRREFLSLIPGRK; from the coding sequence ATGTCACAAATCCCTGACGCCCCCAACGCAGAACCGCTGAACGCCCAACCGCAGGCTGACGAAGGCACTCCCGTATCCGTGAAGATTCGCGAACGTCTGGCTGCGGCGCGCAAGCGTTTCAATGCCAACGACAACATCTCCGAATTCATCGAACCGGGCGAACTGGAAAGACTGCTCGACGAGGTCGAGGTGAAGATGCAGGGCGTGCTCGACAGCATGGTCATCGACACCAAGGGTGACCACAACACGCACAACACCGCGCGCCGCGTCGCGAAGATGTACATCAACGAGGTGTTCCGCGGCCGCTATGTGGAGCCGCCCACGATCACCGAGTTTCCGAATGCGGAGCATCTGAACGAGCTGATGATCGTCGGCCCGATCACCGTGCGCAGCGCCTGCAGCCACCATTTCTGCCCGGTCATGGGCAAGATCTGGATCGGCGTGCTGCCCAACGAGCACACCAACGTGATCGGTCTGTCGAAGTACGCGCGTCTGGTGGACTGGGTCATGGGCCGTCCGCAGATCCAGGAAGAGGCCGTGGTGCAACTGGCTGACCTCATCATGGAAAAGACCCAGCCCGATGGTCTGGCCGTGGTGATGGAGGCTTCGCACTTCTGCATGTCCTGGCGCGGTGTGCGCGAGATGGACAGCAAGATGATCAACTCGGTGATGCGTGGCGTGTTCCTCACGAACCCCACGCTGCGCCGCGAATTTCTGTCACTGATTCCCGGAAGGAAATGA